The nucleotide sequence ttttattcactTGCGATTTCTTATCATTTATCACACAATATTTAAACagatgtaattttttaaccgacttcaaaaaaaggaggaggttctcaattcgactgtgtatatatttttttaatgtttgtaatttttatctGCGAAACATTTTTTGATATTCGTGCATTGCAAATGGCATATCATCTAAGTCTACGATCACTCTAAAAGATTGAACTCGactaggtacgagtacctacttacaattatACTAGAACGAGGAAAAACTACGGCTCCACTAAGTGTTTATCTAAGTACTACAACTCAGTTCATCATAATAATTCATTGGTAATTAAGTAGTATTTTCCATAAGTACAGCGGGCAGGGCAACGAACCCCTGATAATGGTTAATGATACTTATCTTATGCACAATGCAATACTAGTAGTTTTGCAAGTACTTAGGTAACAAGGAAGAGACGTGTTACTAGAGCGAGCAATGCCCCGAAAATTGCCTCAACCCTGCTTTTTGCCCGAAGTAATTAAAGGTAAATTCTATTGCCTCTATAATGGGGACTGTTCTGAAGAGTTGTTTGACCTCATCCCATCCACCTTCCAACCGCACCGtacgcaagcaatttcaccctcaccacctgcaCCTGGGCGCCTGGTGCACGTCGACCACCCGTTGTGCCTGATCATTTTTTCCCACGCACAtgtaaactgtggaatcaactctctTCTGCGATGTTCCCGTTAGGTAACAACTTGGGGTTATTAAAGGGGCGGACCAAAAaaatcctgaaaggccggcaacgcattgccggttcctctggtgccgccccgcctgctcgtttgcttactatttttatttaaaaaaaaacatttcaacAATTTACCAGAGAGaggttacatccaaaaaagtgagtatccaaaatttttttgttattgcaGCGAGTATCATCAaatgaaacagaaaaaaaatctgtgttcataaaaataaatatagtacaatgttaaaatacaccgagcaaTTTTACTACATCTATCCCTATCTATCGGAAGTTCGCGGgtctactacccgcgaacttccGATTAGGAGTGTTTGACAGAAAGTTCTGAAGGTCTATAGTAGATAAGCAGTAATGGTAAGTTTTAAGACTTCGGTTTTCTATTCCTATTCGTCGAGTGTCTGGACTCTGAAGGTCGATCCTGGGCACctcaaacttttcggagttacctaTGTGCTTTTTAGCACCTTATTAAGTAAAAAGGTATCACTCGcttttgaaggaaaacatcgtgagaaaactgcACGCCtatgagttctccataatgttctcaaagatgtgtgaagtctgccaatccgcacttgacctgCGTGGTAGAGTATGACctataaacccttctcattctgaaatgatactatggggaactctcagatatgcaggtttccttacaaaGTTTTCTatcaccgttaaagaaagtcGTATTACTttgcttaaacgcacataactcgtaaaaagttagaggtgcgtgtgtAGGCTGACGTTTAGGCGACTAGGCATATCAcccctttttacccgactgcggcgaagcccaaaggagagttatgtgtttgaccagtatgtataggtatatgtatgtCGGTTTCTATGTCTTCTTGTAACTACTGAACGGCTCAAgcgattttaataaataatacgtcATTAGACTCGTCTTGATAGCGCGAGTGTTACTGGGTACCTTAAATTCTTAGAGTCAAAATGGTGGATTTTATGTGCGagctcaaaagaaaaaaaatctaagacCTTCGAGTGGGGTATCAAAATAAAGGGATTTAAAAGGCGAGTTCGAAAATATATACAATGTATATTTTGAAAGCAGTTTTGTGtgataaatcaaataaaatgcccGTTTCTATGTCCGGTCATAAcaactcaacggctcaaccactTCATTTTTCGTAGTTTTGCACTAGAAACCAGGAAATAAATtacgtacttatttaaatatttagccAACTACTCAGGACTATTAGTATATTACATATTTATGATCTTATCCAATGCTAATTTATAGAGTACAAACCTTGATTTTAGAGTTTGTTGTACGCAATCGgggttttttagttttttttttattcatattgccaagttacaataggtaggtaggtacgtatattacaagtgtaaattaaaaatttataacacccccgacaaatgaaggttacagtaactagaaaagagctgataactttcaaacggctgaaccgattttcttggattatagctaagaagactctcgatcaagccacctttcaaacaaaaaaaaactaaattaaaatcggttcattaatttaggagctacgatgccacagacaaatacacagatacacatgtcaagcttataacacccctcttttgggtcgggagttaaaaatcaAACTTACCTTAACCAAAATTTCTTCAGAAGTTTTTTAAGCCTAATTATTTCGTATTCGACTTCTAAGATAAGTGCTACGACTAAATTCTAGGCATTCAAGTTTGTAAAGTCTGTATTTATATGAAGAGCATTTAACCTTTGTGGAAAATGaactgataaataataatcacttGGGGTCAAATTTCCTATTTTCCcagcatattaatattatacagaaaatAGATGACGGGTAGAATGTCTGTATAATCTACGCTTAACAgcgctcctccgtcactcgtttcatacaatcgtagttccaatttcatttgaatattaagcaaccaaagtccatgaaattttgcagacatattctagaaactaatatctgtgtctgtggtgttttagatttttctgaaaatatgtagttttaaaattacaggggctcaaagatttgtatgtaaatttttaagaccgcgtaactttgaaaccgaatattttaacagacatctggaaaaccacagacatatcagggggcacggcagtgcccccgccaagacgagccaaacgcggcggccggggcgctacgtacctttttctcgaagtgtttcgccgtattttcgacccgtcataacttcggtctggatgacgctagaaagctgaaattttcagtataaggtgtcgttagcaaatttaccaaatataccaaatatcaaatatctagcttttatggttacagatttattgatacctaaaatacgccgatttcgtccctcactgatgatcatcaaaacctctactcaaaacctctaaggtacttcccgaagtcctagaaggctgaaatttggtatgtagactagaaattgcatacaaactacaggaaaattgagaaattggaatttccccccctctacgcctcttatgagaaaagcaaatctgtaaattctgtcgctagaatgctgatattttcaggataagatgtccttggcagattgattaaacgcattgagtatcaattgtctagcttttaaagtttcagatttatttacagtcaaaacttctagtctgtaattctagggtacttcccgaagtcctagaagactgaaattttgtatgtagactagaaattgcatacaaactacaggaaaattgagaaattggaatttccccccctctacgcctcttatgagaaaagcaaatttgtaaattctgtcgctagaatgctgatattttcaggataagatgtccttggcagatttattaaacgcattgagtatcgattgtctagcttttatagtttcagattaatTGTCAggcaaaacttctagtctgtaattctagggtacttcccgaagtcctagaagactgaaatttggtatgtagactagaaattgcatacaaactacaggaaaattaagaaattggaaatttcacccctctacgcctctgtatggggaaagcaaatctgtaagttctatcgctagaatgctgatattttcaggataagatgtcctttggcattaagtaggaatttcaagaattatgaacaacagataaattaagaaatcgagtcccccttcatcctctcgtatatgagatgcatatctgtaaaatctgttgctcgaattctaaagttttcaggataagatgtccgtggcagatttatcaaacgttcCAAGTATCTTTGTTTCCTGAAgccctaaaagactgaaatttggtatatctgcttcaaaattgagttgcaagattccccCCGAATAAACATATTtgcatacgagtacattgcaagttgaataaaagcttttaaaaaaagaggtaacgatagagagtgggccatgaaaatgatgtacctacaaaaaatagatctaaaaaaatctaggacacctgccaaaaagaaatgaaatcccaccaaaaacatttcatgtaaaaatgtagccaagactcacaagttcataatgttttcactgttaaaaagttatgagatctctagtagagccaagcccctagctgagcttagatttctgctggccatgggacctatccgaagtccaaagtaatatagctcttaaatgttcttgactgtatcacatttataacaataaataacaaatcactctacttacaagctctgattctacaaaccctatatcttggtaaaaaaagtacggcttggccgtttacagttcatggattttttatctgaaatgacatttaagcccggaatagcttctgcgaccatcacgaagtacaatacaaattagtaattgtcgaacaaactattccttaaggccttaaaatatgttatgtgatgtaatagttttacgaacattaaacggccaagccgtcctttttttaccaagatgtagggtttgtagaatcagagcttgtaagtagagtgatttgttatttattgttataaatgtgatacagtcaagaacatttaagagctatattactttggacttcggatagctcccatggccagcagaaatctaagctcagctaggggcttggctctactagagatctcataactttttaacagtgaaaacattatgaacttgtgagtcttggctacatttttacatgaaatgtttttggtgggatattagtttctagaatatgtctgcaaaatttcatggactttggttgcttaatattcaaatgaaattggaactacgattgtatgaaacgagtgacggagagagccctcttaagtatatTGTTTTATAATCTTCGAAGGTAGtgttaattaaacttttacaagtaggtaggtacctacttactacttgttacttttgaatcgtcaaatgccaCCTATGaataccactggtttggaaagcctttcctaccgagaagaaccagcaagaaactcggcggttgctctattTTAAATAGtcatttttattcattaaattcATGTTACTGTTACAATAATGTCTTTCAGACAGGGTGTGACAAGCCGGGACGGTTCAGCTAGTtgagtaataaaatattatcttaatgatttattagtacctacctacctacttatcataattaaaataatatttatcctATATTAATAGAGATTAATAGACGATTAGACGGATGACCGAAGATCTCTGTATATAAATGACCTAATTTAGAGCAAGATCACCGCCAGACCTATGTATTTTCTgaggttttgggatttgtgtggtggtgcgtatcgcttgcttggtggcttttCTTGCAGGTTTAGCAATGGGAGGGGCGGGCgttgcatgtcgcatgctgcatgttgcaccatacggGTTTGTCTGGTTAAACGGATTACACCAAATTAAGCTTTCGGTTCCTTGTACTTATattatggacttccgcaaaataacgcctgcatCTATACAACAGATCTAGTCTAGTCGcatggttttgggatttgtgtggtgctgcgtggtggtggtgcgtattgcttgcttggtggctggcatttcctgcatgtttaacagtggcagggcgggcggtgcatatcgcatgctgcatgttccaccatacagatttgtctggtttagcggattatagaaaattaagctttcggttccttgtatatcatggacttccgcaaaataacgcctgcttccaTACAactgatgtagtctaagataaGATAGGTACGTACAAGTGCAGACCTTGGATATGCCTTGCGGTACTAGAAGTTTATTGCACTTCAATGATAAAATAGATGTTACATAAGAATCACGTGATTGATTACGATAAGcgttttttatcaaaattctAAGGTTAAATCATCTCAAACGTTAAAGGACAAGCTAcagttaaaaaaccggccaagtgcgagtctgattcgcgcaccgagggttccgtactcgggtatttttcggacattttgcacgataaatcaaaaactattaagtataaaaataaataaaaatctgttttagaatgtacaagcaAATACTTTTTATATGAtcccccacttggtatagttatcttactttgaattttaacatacattttttcggatttcagatttttttcctttacttgtgctataagacctacctatttgcCAAACATGAacctaggtcaacggaaagtatacCCTATTAgttttcttcacagacacgacagacggaaagacagacagcaaagtgatcctatacgggttccgtttttccttttgaggtacgacaccctgaaaatagaatttgaaaaaactaaattttacctACTTAGCGATTCTAATGGCTCCCATACACAATGACCCAATCTGTACTGAGGTACTTGCTCAGCGTGCTTACCAAGGCCGCGACGCGAGCGTCCATAGTTGGACTTTGTTAAAGTTATATGTTGTGTATAGGTACATATGTATTGTTATAGTTATATTTGCTATACCTAGTTGAATTTACTTTGGAATTCGAACAAATCTCAGAAGATCTTGGCGCAATTAGCATAGGTAGATTCATTGTAGGTACACGTTTACCGGCACTCACCGAACTCAATGGACCAATGTGTATTAgctcacaaaaaaaaagcaaaattgACCAGGGTTGGAACTTGGATTTCAAACTCAAAAATGCCGCTAACTGTTGACATAAAAGtccattttatataaaataaaacgttaTGATAAAGAATCAAGTTGATCATCACACtagaatattataaaggagaaagtttgtatgtgtgtgtgtgtgtgtgtgtgtatgtttgttactctttcacgcaaaaactactggacggattgggctgaaatttagaatggagatagattataccctggattagcacataggctactttttatcccggaaaatcaaagagttcccacgggaattttataaaacctacatccacgcgaacgaagtcgcgggtatcagctagtaattctAATTCAAATACTGCAGTAAAACCCACAAAAAcctaattttaaaagtatagtCTCACTCATgaatttattagtaggtaagtaatattggTATCTATAGTAGACAGTACAAGCTAGAGAAATTGTGTCTCATGGGAAGTTGTccattgtccagtagaaattaGAAATCCTGTCTCCCTTAGAAACTAGCAGTCCCTAGCGATCGTAACAATGAATATGTGATGCACTAAAAACACAAATAGccataaaaaggtaacagatagacagacagacagacggacagacagatagacagacacactttcgcatttataatattaatatggatggaTCTGATTGGTCCACTGAAAACATCCCCGCCCAACTCCGCTTTGGTGGATACCGGTGTATTAGgtgaattttcttttaaattatttctttttttggtGTCGGTTACTTAAAATTGATAGATTTCTTTAGATAGgttactaatttattaaactttacatATGTTTTTATTACATTCCTTTATAAATTCATATTTAACATTATATACAACTCTTATTTTACATATACTTATACTATTTATTAGCTTATTCACATAATTATATCCTCGGAACTTTGAATGTCACATTCTGCAAATTCGTTCTAGCCTGGAATAGAAAACATAACACTATATAAGTACACATACATGGAATAAGACAGTACCTATTAAATATATCAGGAGACAAAAAGCCACCTTGTATCACTAGAAAGCTTCGTAAAtcattgtttttaaattttttactgtCCACAACAAGATAAAGTCAAAAACTAAAACCGACTGCGATTGCAGTCGGTTTTactaaacgctgaaatattatagtaaaattgtttttctgtcgcttggtatattttaatgttgtattaGTTACatctatatttatgaactcagaattttgccctctttcatttgacaccccactcgatacaatagacctccactttttttcatgtaacatccgttaggtaaattttttttctataaaatgtagcctatgtcacccggacatTTAAGGCGAATCGATTCAcagctcattcatcaaaatcggcccagtagtttaggcgctacggtggaacacacagaatctggatacaaacatacatatacacacatacatacatagactgctaaaatcataacccttccttttggctttgctgcaaGTTTCAAGTATGTAATAGTCCCGGATACGATTCAAATTGCAACCATTCCTACAGTTTTAACTTCAGAGGGTACTTtatcaaaagatttttttgaatCTCCGAAACTCCAAAtgccataatattatagctgATTAACTACCGAACTCTAATACACATTTCAAATAACACTATACGCGAAAACAGTCTTTAATCTCGATAGTATTTTAGAAATCTTACACTATCTAACCAGGAATCTTATCTAAccgaacgctagcaaaaacgatgacaggtgatagtactgatgattaccgataagataccacaaaaaaaaatcacgagagaaataaattaaaaaaaccctgtatttttgaaaagtttacaatatattgcaaataaaacatctaacgctagaggtcaacgaacgttccgtaaataggcccCTCGAATGCCGCGCCAtaggcattgacccgagttttgcagaCTACATCTACAAGAACAtccaaatggttattggcatagattgtgttaaggtagtataataataacgctaactttttgctagcgttctggttatacccAGTATACTCCAActataagtaaaataagtaccttaAGAGACATGATTGGTTTCTGTCCGTCTTCTTGCACAAAAACCGATATATCCTAAAAGGATCGGTCCCACGGATAGTCCGGTTCGAACGTTGACTGTCGTTACTCGGGAACCGGGTAGGTCTATTTGGTAATATCTGGAGAAAAATAACAGAATATTTTATGCCTTATTTCCAGAACTTTAAGGACGTaaagtttcaaaaaaaatatcatcaaaacTGTTACAAGAATAATCAAGacaattatttcttattttaaaaaaaataagtcatttcttatttaattaaataagtgaGCCGTGATAGAAtatggttaggacgtccgcctttTATTTCGGAGAtcgagggttcgattccgggcacgcacttttaacttttcagagttatgtgcgttttaggaaattaaataaactctttaaaactaaatatgacttgctttaacgctgaagaaaaacatcgtgaggaaacctgcatgcctgagagttctccataattttctcaaaggtgtatgcaGTAGGTATGTCAGTCCGTACTTGGCCAACtgcagcgtggtgaactatggccaaatctttctgatactgagaggagacccgtgctctgtagtccGCCGGCacgggcgatgggttgatcatgaaatGACTACTAACCTAACATTCCATCCATATGCATTTGCTACTGATACATAGAAATCTGGCTCATTCAGCACCATGTACTTCTGCAGGTCCCTAAATTCTGGATCGTTTGGATTGCTCAAGGGGTATAAATTCATAATTTCAGCTGCCGAGGGCTCCTCTTTACCGTGCGGTATATGCCGACCCACAAGTACTACTTTCTTGTAATTTTCACTCTTGTCTTGTATGTGAAGCTTGACGTTCAACAACTGATGCCCGTGGCCCTCCATTTTCTTCGTAACCACACACGCAATCAAACTATCTTCACAGAAAAAATCACAGTGGAATAGTCTAGATAGGCGATGGTCGGTGCAAACTTCATCAGATGGGTTGATCTTAAGACAGGAGCCGCCTAGGAAACTATCCTCAAAGAACGGCTCCAAACATTCTAGTTCTCTACATACGTAAGCCAAAACGTATCGAGTTCGTGCCGTTTTGTCTCCCAAATTAAGGTTAACTGACATTTGCACCATAGAACGCCCGGATGCTTCTTGTGGTTCAATTTCATTAGTCTCCTCTTTTTCTCTGGTTTCTAATTGCCGTCTGTCTTCTTCATCCAGCGATCTTTTTCTTTTCCGATCGTTGGGgagtttagtttttgtttttactcTGAAGAAGTTGCGAAGTATATCTATGATCTTCGTCTTCTTTGCAGAAGTTTTACTTTCATCGCTTGTAATTTCGACAGTCTCTTCTGGTGTTTCGATGGTTAAGCCGCCTTGTTTTACTGTTATTGCGACATCACTGGTCTTCCTCTCGGTGGGTTCGACTTTGTCTCCAAGCACGCGTCGGCATTTAAGTATGCcggctttattttttaatatcccAAGGCGAGATAAACCCATGATATTTTCTTGAGTCGACAATAGGTAGCCATGCGGTCCAAGGGCCGAGTTTGGCTGGTACTGCATATGGCGTAAATTGTACCACGGTACGGAACCTATGACCTGCAAATTGTGTAAATTATTAACATTCTTTTATGTTAATCAAACCTAAGCACAACAAACTTTTCTTGCAGATCTTTTACCTCTCCATACAATCGTCTCTTTTTCCCCTGTCCTCTACAAaatgaagtttgaaaaggtagTTTAGTTGGGAGTTTTGTGAAAAGGTACGGCCAAATGCTGCACCAAAAAGCTCGATCTCTAAGTAAAAACTTTTCGTATTTCTCTAAATGTTTGGAATTGACGACTGAGTTAATATTCTCGGGGTCCTCGCTCATGGCTTCGTGGGTCCAGGCCTGTGCGAAGATGGCCAGCGAACATCCGTAGTTGTAGGCCACTTtgattgcctgaaataaaaaagGGGTAAGAAAAGTACTACAAAACGACTGTGGAACatctattattaaattatttttattagaagtctATAATTGTAGTAGAAAGCAAGGCTAGGCCAGCACGCTCCAACTATCTCATCTCATCAAGATCTAATATCTTATCGTGACTCACCTTTAAaattgtcatcaagcgcaagcctatcagCAGGGCGATACAGAACACTCAATTCAGTAAGTTATAGTACGATAAGTTGTATTTCCAATTGAAAATGTATCTTATTGTAAGATATGATGGTagataagatgtattttcaattgaaaatatatCTTATCATACGATTCCCTTCTCGTATCGTATCTTACCGaatcgaagtgttctgaatcgccttGCGGGTCAGGTATGGTGTTCTGACTTCTGGGACACCTGACAGAAACGAAGCTGTTCTCTATCAAGCTCTCATAGGGGACAACCATAAACGCTCTCAGCCAATAGGTGCCGCAGTCATTCACTCGGTCATTCACTTCACTTTTTGCCATGGAGATCTCCTTTTCCCACATAGATGCCTATACGCCCTGAGGAAACTACTTAATTTCCAGGAAAGAGCTACCGTGTCTGCCACCGGCCAGAAATCCGACGAGGAATAAATTGGCGGTGATCGTAATGGATCGAAGATAGTCGATGCAATACAGGCAAAGACCTGCACAGATtcaaaagaagaaagaaaattcGCTCCCCTATCCAAAGATAAAAATAGTTTCGCTCCAGCATAATATTCAAGTCCGTACTTGTTGCGTGTTAAACTGCCCTCCGCCGTAGAAGTTCCGCCCCCACACGTCGATGCCGATGTACACGTCCACGAGCCGGTCTCCCGCGTGAGCCACGCTGGTCTGTATGTCCTTCTCCGACCAGGAATAGTTTGTGAAGAAGCCGTCCACCACGTCGAAGAAAGCTCTGTAGAAAAAACATAAAAGAATTAACTAGATTTGGATTGAGAACATAATTGAAGAGCTGGCAAACCAGATGGTACCTAAGTatgattaaattttaaactgGCAATCAAAACGGTACGATCAAGTCTACAGAAGATACAAAATTGGACTCAATTTCAGTACAGTCAAAGTCGACTACAGcaag is from Maniola jurtina chromosome 14, ilManJurt1.1, whole genome shotgun sequence and encodes:
- the LOC123871540 gene encoding uncharacterized protein LOC123871540 yields the protein MSGKKTWTQTELTCKPLDTLEEVASFLQDPPIWRSLCKEIKPHSQNVVRNCDINTFFGENTLEAPQSFCHYESEAEDVEHHDRKKLPKTLVCHDMANGYHDDSYIDGTSNYDAYTFYNWGAIDIFCYFSHHFITIPPLGWINVGHEHGVKVIGTVITEWAEGVALWDKILSSEVESANFASALVAIANTLKLDGWLLNVENKIAKPQELLQFVRTLHDTLHQELEDPVLIWYDSVTVEGHLSWQNGLNEKNKAFFDVVDGFFTNYSWSEKDIQTSVAHAGDRLVDVYIGIDVWGRNFYGGGQFNTQQAIKVAYNYGCSLAIFAQAWTHEAMSEDPENINSVVNSKHLEKYEKFLLRDRAFWCSIWPYLFTKLPTKLPFQTSFCRGQGKKRRLYGEVIGSVPWYNLRHMQYQPNSALGPHGYLLSTQENIMGLSRLGILKNKAGILKCRRVLGDKVEPTERKTSDVAITVKQGGLTIETPEETVEITSDESKTSAKKTKIIDILRNFFRVKTKTKLPNDRKRKRSLDEEDRRQLETREKEETNEIEPQEASGRSMVQMSVNLNLGDKTARTRYVLAYVCRELECLEPFFEDSFLGGSCLKINPSDEVCTDHRLSRLFHCDFFCEDSLIACVVTKKMEGHGHQLLNVKLHIQDKSENYKKVVLVGRHIPHGKEEPSAAEIMNLYPLSNPNDPEFRDLQKYMVLNEPDFYVSVANAYGWNVRYYQIDLPGSRVTTVNVRTGLSVGPILLGYIGFCARRRTETNHVS